ATAGTCGGCGAGCTTCTCGGCCTGCGGGTCGACGGCGTCGACCTTCACGTGGTCGGAATAGCGCCAGATGGCGACCTGGGTACCGGCCGCCGCGTCCTGCTCGGTGAGCGAGCCGGTGCCGGCACTGTGGGCGAGTGCGGCGAGGTCGTTGATCTGGGGGTAGGAGTTCTGCAGGATCCAGCGGATCTTTCCGGCGTCCTTGTTGACGCCCAGCGAGGTGCCGCTCCAGGACGTCTCCTCGTAGTAGGCGTCGCGCTGGGTCGGGTTGTGGAGGTCGACGCAGTACGTCTGCAGGGTGCCGCCGCCGTCGACGGACATCTCGAACAGGCCCGCCTGCACCCGCTGGTCGCCGCCGTTCTCGTGGATCACGGCCTCGCCGTAGGTCTTCAGGCCGTTGATCGTGGCCGCCGCTCCGCCCTCGGTCTGCGGTGTCTCGTCGGCCGCGGCCGTACCGGCGCCGGACAGCACACCGGCTGCCACGAGACCGGATGCCGCCGTGGCGGCGGCCAGGCGGGCCGCTCCGGCGGAACGGCGGAAGCCAGAGAACGCAGCAAGCACAGAATTCCCCTTCGAGCAGGACCCGTTGGACGTGGGGGAGGGTCCCACCAGCAGAATCGGCAGCCCTTAGGGGCACGCCCGGCATCCTATGGATCACTCGGAGCCTCTCCCGTCGGTCGGATGATCCGATGGGCGATCCGATCCGTAATCGTTATCCCCGGGACCGTCCATGAGCTGGGCATATCGACAAATCCACCGGTTCGTACGGGGTGTTCGGGAACCGCGTCCCGCCGGGACCGGGCGGTCCCGGCGCATCTGCCGCTCGCTGATGTCACGTCACCGCAGCGGGCTCCGGGGCTTGTTGGGCCACTTCCTCGTCCAGTGCGCCGGCGGGGCCCGGTGTCTCCCAGCTCGGCTCCGGCCGGGCCGCCATGAGGGCGGCCTCCGGTTTGGCCGCGCGCTGGAAGGCGGCCGTACCGCGTGCGAGGTCGTGGCCGATCGCCACGGCGTCGATGTCGGCGGAGGCCCACTGCTGCTGCCCCTCGCGCACCTCCGTGCGCACCTTCAGCCGGCCTTGTACGACGAGCGGCTGGCCCACCTCCACGGACGCCGCCACGTTCACCGCGAGCTGGCGGTTGGCCCACACCGTGAAGAAGTTGGTGTGTCCGTCGGTCCAGGCGCTCTTCTCCCGGTCCCAGTAGCGCGCGGTCACCGCGAGCCGGAACCGGGCCGACGGGCCCGCCGCCAGCTCCCGGTACACCGGCTGGGTCGCCACGTTGCCCACCACGCAGACGATCGTCTCGTTCATGTCCTCGCTCCCCTCCCCCACCCGGCTCTCGACGGCCGGGCGGACACACGTACGGGCCCGTCCCGTACGGCTGCGTCTGCCGTGCCGGCGCGTACGACCGCCGTACGCGCCGGCACATCCCGCCGATCGCGGGCGCCGTCCGCCGTCCCTCCGGCCGGACCCGCCGTGCGATCGCCGCAACCTCAGACTGCCTTCGCCTGGCCG
The genomic region above belongs to Streptomyces sp. CG1 and contains:
- a CDS encoding single-stranded DNA-binding protein, translated to MNETIVCVVGNVATQPVYRELAAGPSARFRLAVTARYWDREKSAWTDGHTNFFTVWANRQLAVNVAASVEVGQPLVVQGRLKVRTEVREGQQQWASADIDAVAIGHDLARGTAAFQRAAKPEAALMAARPEPSWETPGPAGALDEEVAQQAPEPAAVT